AAGGTAACGCCCAATCCGGACCAGAACTCAGGTAATAGCCGATCAACTTATTTGAAAGAAACCTCAGCTTAAGCTTTATCTATGCTTAGGTCTTATCATTTTCAATTCCATATCTAATCATGTTCATtttgccaacaaaaaaaaaaagctttctTTAAGATTCTTGTAATGTTGTCAAGATTATTTTTGATAGAAAGCTTATAGAGGATTCGATGTACAGCGAAATTTTGAAAACgggaatggaatggaatggaattccagatattattcttattatctGATTGTATTTTTGGCGTCTTGTTCAAAAATATCGATTCGTACTGCGATTTCGATCATTGTGGAAAGCTTTTCATCAGCATAAGAAAGTTGCGAAAAAGTGAACATGGATATCTCTCACCATGTTTCTATCTCAATTAGGTTCGTTTACCTTTCTAATTGCCTTTGCCAGCACAAGACACGCAATAAATTTCTATTTTCGTATTGGTTTTTCAATCGCAAATCaataattatgtatttatttatttatgcatgtgtCCGATACAAGTTCGATAATTGCGCGCATTTAACAGTTAAATTGTGTTTAAGAGCCAGCGAAAGAGTGCCAGCCATGGAGAAAGAGAGTGGGCGAGCGTGTcagtgtcagtgtgtgtgtgtgtgtgtgtgtgtgtgtgtgtgagagcgaGTGAGAGGGAGGGCGAGCAGTCGCCTTTCTTCGGCGTTCGCCTTGCGACTTTTCGCACGCGTTTTTGCTCGTTTTCAGTTTACACTCTGAACTTAACTGGAACGGCGGCGTTTTTGtttaaccttttttttttttatttgcaatttgaaaGACAACACAGTTATTCAACGtacattcaaatattttacatttcaAACGGATTAGTTCTTTTGGGTAAACGAGGCtaagccaaaaagaaaaaaaatacacgtTTCTTGCTTTGGTTgggtttttcttcttctttcatttattacaattattcacgtgtgtgtgtgtgtgtgtgtgtgtgtgtgacaaggCTAACCGGTTCgtttttgtgcgtgtgtgtgtgtgtgtgtgtgtttgcgtgcaTTTTAAATAGTCGCAATTCATGCCGAATTCACAAATTTACACTAATTAGACAGCACACCGGTTtttgtcttcttcttttacTGCATCtaattgtatgtttttttttttgttttgagagATTGTTCAGACCTTTTGAGTCATCAACTTGTATTTTACATTTAACGCAACAAGCTGAAACTTGTGACGTCACGCTATGCTGGCTGTGTCGCATATTCTTATTAGACCAACATTATCTCATGACAAAGCACAACACTGTATCACACATTCTTATTAGACCATTATTTTATCAGCAAAGGCGTATAAGAGTTTTGTATTGAAACTTGTGAAATCATTCTATGCTGAATCAGCAGCTCTTTTATTAAATCCTTATGATCCCACTGAAAAGGGTATACGACTTGAAGCTTGTGACGTCACGCTAAGCGGAGTTTGTCGGCCATTCCTATTAGACCAATATTATCTCACGGCAAAGGGCGTAAACTGCGTATAAGAGTTTTGTATTGAAAccctgatatatatatatatatatgttcttgatcGAAGCGAGGAGCTGAGTTGATTTAGTCGTGCCCATCTTTGCGAATGCTTCGATATCGAAGATATCCAGATACGACAAATGTATGTTAGTTCTCTCGTATAGTCTCGCAAATAATATTGGATCGAAAAGTAAATCAACTATGAAATGTTCTATGAATACTCCATATGGAAAGGGAGGGGCGTCAGTTTGAGATCAGGGTATCTAACCGTTGGGCATTGCCTGTCTGATGgaatattttgtatgttcgTTTAACGTCTCATTCACAgtcatttatttaaacattgaTAGATGTAATCTTTTTTGATAGACCCTGCTctacttattattttattataagcCCAATCGCGCAGTCCGAATGACGCAGCGAATTTGTCGCTTGGTTTCCGTCAAGACGTATCGATTTTCTTGTGACCAAAACATTTGGTTCGAAACTCATCAAAAATGCACAAAGATACCCAAACAGTCTGATTAATAAAAGCCAAAGagtaactaaatatatatatgtgtatatatagctTCGATCAGCCTTGAAAACAATCTGGACATGACGTTGCCATTTCCAACAGCATGTCCAACTTGTATCTAACAATGATAATTGcgtttgttgcctttttttataccctgaacccattaaaaatgggtataagggtatattgtatttgtgcgaaatccaaatgtatgtaacgtaaggcagaaggaagcatctccgaccccataaagtatatatattcttgatcagcatcaatagccgagtcgatctagccatgtacgtctgtccgtccgtccgtatgtatgaactcaaggatctcagaacctataagagctagagaaatgtaggtgctcctagttaccgcgcagatcgagtttatttccgataatcgataacttactccgtttccaagcaatcgataaaaatcgatatcgatattctgttttttttgagcaattttggtaaataataagagctagagtcaccaaacttgacatatagcttctaaaatagaatatatatatatgcatttgatgttgaaggaagagggttcagggtatcccctagtcgggagctcccgactacaaactcttacttgtttttgttatcaTCTTATCAGTAGTGAATGTTGTTTGAGGCACTTGAAAAATTTGCAAATCATGTTGTTAATCATCGggtttattaaaaaatcaattaaaatcataaacgtttgtttgttgatttaatcaaaatttaCGTCTGGATTGCTCGAGCTCATATCTGGTAATAAACAACGTTGTAGCTCGAATACTCTGAAAGGTATTTTCCAAAAGATTAACACATGATTCTCGGACCAGACGATATTCCAGATTCCAAATAGGTTTTGTTTCAGCTTTGAATCGCGCCTAGCTTAAGTTTCGTTAGCATCGGTTCATTTAATCTATTTAGTAGATAAGAAACTGGCTCGGAACTAGTTCAATTTTTGTAGGAACTAGTAAAGTGAGTTATACTTACACGTTCTTCGATCGAATGTCAATTGTCCTGTTCATCGGATCTGAAACGGATTCATATTTCTGGGCGATCAGTTCTCGGCTAACAAGTTCTTTCTCTGTGCTCCGCAGCGGGAATCAGAATAGCCTTGAGGCTTTCTTAGTGCATTTTGCCAGCTCGAATAGAAGCTGGTTCAAACCCGTTTTTCACTCAGCTAACCAATTAACTGGTTCCGAACTAGTTCGCCGCTGGTTCAACTGAGTCGAACTCAACAAAAGCTCACAGAGCAAAGATCTTTCTTTTTCGACTTTCTGAACACAACAACTAGTTCCGAATTGTCTAAAAAACGGTTCAAAAGTAGTTCCAAATAgttttattaacaaaaaaaaaacgaaagttaaaaaaaaagctgtaTTAATTAGGTTTCTAATTTGAGTTAAATAACTAGAACTTGTCGTTCGGCTTGGCGGCGAGCCGCTCCAGGCGCTTGATGGCATCGTCCAGGAATTGGcgctgcagctgaagctggGGCAGCAGCTCCTCGGCGCTCAGCAGCTGGATATTCTTGCCGGCGCCTTGGTCCGGCCAGTGCCCGCCACGCCGGAAGCTGGACGAGACCAGGCTTGTAGTTGGCgttgtgctgctgccgccgggTCGCAGCATGGCCAGCAGACGTTTAATGAGCGAGGGTGAGCTATGATCCGGCGGCTGGGCAATGCCGGCGCCGGGCAGCTCGGGCATGGCCAGCAAGGGTGTCAGGAAATAGGAGCCGGCGCTAACCGGAGTCTTGGGCGTGCTATTGATCACATCGCGTTGCAACTCCAGCGGCTGTTTGGCAGTTCCGGTGCTGCTTCCGTTGCTGTTCGGCTGCAGTGCAtccagctgctgcttcagCTCGTCCAGTTTGTGCTGCAGAAACTGAAAGTCAGCGGCCAAATTGAGCGCCAATTGCTGTGCATCCTGCTGCACCTTGTTGCCCGACCTCAGCGCCTCCAGCGTCTCGATCTGCTGCTCTATCTCCTGCTGGCGCCGCTGCAgctcctccagcagcagcggtgTCTCCGGCGTGAATGCTTCCATATAGATCCGACCCAGTTCcgcctgcagcagctgcttatGCACACGCAGCGCgctcagcttcagctccagctgctgcgaACTGCCAgatccagctccagctgcagctgatatTTCGGATGCCACCTGGACGCCCAACAGGGCGACACCTGAGCAGAGCAGCAGCGCAACTTGTTCTGGACGCCAGCACAACATCTTGTCAACTGACAGCTGGAGATGAACTGATGAACTGGGCCTCAACTGGGGGGCaacagtgctgccaatttggCTATTTACAAGCCAGATTTGGCTTGCTTACGGCTCTAATTTGCAGCTGCCGGGATTCAAAGCAAAAGCGTTGGAATACTCTACTCCATGTGGAATATATCGTAAACTCGGTTAATCTGGTCATGTTCCTCGCGACTTGCGAAGCCCTGAAAATTGTATACAGTTCGGACTCTGGAACCAGTTGAACCAGTCGACTCAGCAAGCTAGTTCAGCTGTTTTTTAACACTGGATTTAGCTAGGTTTTCCGTTAAAGTTGACAGCCGGCAACACTGTTGGGCTGCTTTCTCGGCCAGCGCAGCAGGCGGGGCACACACACTTTCTATTCTGGACTTGAATTTTAAGATCGTCATTTAACGGGAAAActcaattcaaattttatgtgcTTGACTAGCGACAAACAACATCAACTTGTTaaccaacacacatacacactctccctctccctctctctctcagtgtctgtctgtcttcgTCTCATTGCATCTcttgctctctttctctctgtctgtcgcCATCAACCGGCTCAAACGTTGATCTGTTGCAGGTGCCGTCGGTTCCTATCAGTCGAAGTGCGATAACAAAACAATGTCGACCAACGTGACAGATCCAGATGCGGAGTACACGGAGCCCGTGGCCGTGTGCAAGGCGAACGAAATCCAGGAGAACGAAATGAAGCAGCTGGAGTTCAATGAGGACACCAAAGTGCTGCTGGTGAAGCAGAACGGGCGGCTCCATGCACTGGGCAACAGGTGCACCCATTACGGTGCACCGATGCATACGGGCGGATTGGGCGTCGGACGTGTACGTTGTCCGTGGCATGGTGCCTGCTTCAACATAGAGACGGGCGATATTGAGGACTTTCCGGGCCTGGACTCGCTGCCCTGCTACAAGGTGGACGTTAGCGCCGAGGGCGAGGTTATGGTGCGCATGAAGCGCAGCGATCTGGAGAAGTCGTCACGACTGAAGGATATGGTCAAGCGGCAGCCGCAGGACGAGCGctgttttattgttgtcgGCGGCGGGCCGTCGGGCGCCGTCTGTGCGGAGACACTGCGCCAGGAGGGCTATACGGGTCGCCTGATCCTGGTGTGCCGTGAGCCCTATTTGCCGTACGACCGCGTCAAGGTCTCCAAAGCGCTGAGCATCGGCATCGAGAGCCTGCTATTCCGTGACGAGCAATTCTACAAGGAACACGACATTGAAGTCTGGCTGGGCGTCAGCGCCGAGAAGCTGGTGACCGCCCAAAAGGAGCTGCACTGCTCCAACGGCTACGTGGTCAAGTACGACAAGATCTATATAGCCACCGGCTGCTCGGCCTACAAGCCGCCCATTCCGGGCGCCGATTTGGCGAATGTGAAAACCATACGCGAATACGATGATGCGCGGGCCATACTCGATCTGGTCACGCCCCAGTCGAATGTCGTCTGTCTGGGCTCCAGTTTTATAGCACTGGAGGCGGCGGCATTTCTGGTCACGAAAGTGGCCAGCGTTACGGTTGTGGGCCGCGAGAATGTGCCGCTGAAGGCCGCCTTTGGCGAGGAGATCGGCGGACGCATTCTGAAGCTGTACGAGGACAACAATGTCAACATGTTAATGGGTAGCGGCATTACGCAGATCATTGCCGATGACGATGGCAAGCTGGTCGAGGTGATGCTGCTCGATGAGACGACAATACCCTGTGATTTGCTCATCATGGGCACCGGCTCCAagctgaacaccgattttctGGCCAATTCGGGCGTGCGACTCAACAAGAACGGTTCGGTCGATGTTACCGACTTTCTGGAGACCAATGTGCCCGATGTCTATGTGGGCGGCGATATAGCCAATGCCCATATCTACGGACTGGCCCAGTCGCGCGTCAACATCGGACACTATCAGCTGGCGCAGTACCATGGACGGATTGCGGCGATCAATATGTGCGGCAGCATCAAAAGGTCAGAGGCGGTGCCGTTCTTCTTTACCCAAATCTTTGGCAAGGGCTTTCGCTATGCGGGCCATGGCAGCTACAAGGAGATCATCATCGATGGCAGTCTCGAGGATCTGCagtttattgcatattttgttaatCATGCCGATACCGTTACGGCTGTCGCATCATGCGGCCGGGATCCGATTGTTGCCCAATTCGCGGAGCTAATCTCGCAGGGCAAGTGCCTGGGACGCAATCAAATAGAGAACGAGGCCGATCGCCAGGCGTGGACCGCAATGCTCAAACAGCCGCTGCCCAAAATACGCTAATTCGACAATTTGATCACAAAAAGTCGGCACATATGGTCCGATCGGCCGATTCCATGCCAGTTATTATTTAGCAACACGAGATtcattcttatatatatatctatgtatagtATTATGTGCGTGAACcgctcgaaaaaaaaaaactaattgttaaatttgttaaatcgTGCAAGTTTTATATGGATTATGCGCAGCTATATCTAACTAtatctatttctatatatGCCTGCAATTTGCTCGGtttcaaaattatttcatGATCGTCTGTTCCCCGTATTCTTGCACCTAGGCAAAAACAGTTttgtacaataaataaatatgttatcTACGATATACGATTGTCATTTTGCTTAGATTGAGCTCAGGTTTTTCCATTTGCACGTCAACGATTGAGTATCCTTCTAGAAAGAGTGTGCATATCATTAGTTTTCGATCGACTCCAGACGAGGCAGGGACAGAGTTCGATCTGgaacattttttaagatttggTTGGCTGGCGTAGACAGATATTTTAAATCAATGAAATATTCGTAGACACTTTGGAGCGCTCTCAAAATTCCAAATTCCGAGCACACATTCGTTTCCATCAGGCAGATGCACGTTGCACAGATCTAGAGGAGCAACGGCATGGAGAACAATGGGCAGTCGATGTCGAGTGCCGTGGAATGCATGATGCATAGCTGGCTCGACGCCTGGCGTTCCCTCAACGGGGACTGTCTTCTGATAACGACAACCGCGTGGAGATTCAAGAATTTGGTGTGTAAATCGCACCGAGATTGAGATGCGAACGGCTTTTGAGTTAATCCAGTGTCAGATCTTTTTAGCTGCCAAGCAAATCTATTGCTATGAAATGATATTGCAGGAGCGAAAGATTGTGAATGATAGTTTCATCAAGTGCATCACAACTGCCGAGGAGATCTCCAGCAAGCGGCGCACAAGGCAGTCCAGGCTGAGCAATGAGAACCAGCGAATGCTCCGGCAATTGCTTTGCCTAAAGGGCGAGCTCTCCGAACGGCAGAAGGCCCTGGTCAAGACCAAGCTGGAGTTGCACTGTCTCCGTCAAAGGCTACGCCAGCAGGCGTTCAGGACAAGTCGCATGGCCTCGCGGCTGGaggaaaataaattgttgacCGAAAAGCTGTTGGAACGCAACGTCAAGTTGAACGAGCGGGTAATTATTGAGCTGTATTCTTACcttactgattgactgactgactgattgactaactgactgcTGAGCAGTGCAGAGCACAGTCCGTGTTTGCTGCAATTCACGCGTTTCAGTGATTTCATCAAATCCACatcaaattacatttaatgAATTCCCATTTTGAATGGAACTTGCTGTCAGCGAAAGTTTGGTCCGTTCGGCTTcaagctttaaatatatataaatatattaatcatTTCCGGCGAAGCTTGGCCCGGATAGACCCGGGCAATACTACTCTAGTATACCTTATAGGAAAGCTAATCGTGTATTTGAATAGACCAGGGAATTGTTGGAACTGTACAGAACGCGTGCGCTTATGTTTGTCTATAAGCTAATTGGCATGACGCAGGAGCTGCTTGCCACCAAAACCAGGTCCAAGGCATTCGCAGATGCCAGCGCGCATCTGAAGAGGTAAAGCATGAGACCAAGCCCAAGCAAAGGCAAACATAATAATTTAACAGCCATTGTTATGCTAaacagtaaaaacaaaaagctgcaATTGCGCCAAAGAATGCTTATCAACAAATACACTACGCTTGTCGCTCAAGCCACAGCCCCGAAGGATGCACAGGATGCCAATTATGGACTGGTTCACATGGCGCTCCATTATATGGCCTGCCTGTGGGAGTGCGTCTCGAGCCTGGGTCAGTGTCCAAAGCTGGAGGGACCAAATCGCCGTTTTCAGTGGGCTCTTTCCTTAATATAAACAACGAGTACTTTTACAATTCAACCTTATTGTCAATTGAATGcattaaaagcaattttaaCAGCCTGCgattaattgattaattgaatttggcaGGGCTGCACAGCTAGCTAAAGGCCAGGGCTGTACAGCAGCTAGTTGCCGGCATTGCAACAGGGTTGCAGCTATCGATATGTGTATCGATGTCGCGAACGCGATGTTtcgatttgcatttattattattattgttgtttgtttttgttgttgttgttttttttttttttggtggtgcTGCCGATGAATCGTCGATAGTTTTGCGGAAAATTTTTTTacacaccagcagcagccagcgcacacacacacacacacacacacacacacagagacacacacacaaaaacgcCCAATAAATTACAGTTGCAGGCAGCGCACACATAAAAAGTTTTAtaacaaaaagcaaagaaaacgCATACAAAATAGATATAAACCGGGTCAGCAGACAACGGCCAACGTTAAAAGAGTACAAGCTAACGAAAACATTCCAATAAAAGAAgaacaaattaaatcaaataccAGAGTTACAGCCAGAGCTGCCTGCCTGCGCCAAGTGTAACcaaagtgtaaaaaaaaaaaaaaaacacccgATACcgaaaacatttttatcaaTTATGAATTTCTTGGGCTTTGGCCAATCAGCCGAAATAGATATTGTATTCGATGGTGCCGAGAATAAAAAGACCGCCGAGGTCAAGGGCGAGGATGGCAAAGTGGAGAAGATGCTGCTCTTCTACGATGGCGAAACAGTATCCGGCAAGGTAAACCCTAGCTCTAGCTTTAGCTGAACGCGTTTTGCGGTGCATGGAGCAAGGAGACgcgcagcggcggcagcactTCCGCTCTGCTGCCGCCCACCGAGCAGCAgttatcagcagcagcagcagcagcagcggcagcggcagcagcagcggcccgTATaaacaagcgcataaatattGCACAAAGTTGTTGATTATTTGAGTTTTGTGGTGACAAACTATGTTTTATCTTGTAGGTAAATGTGACGCTTAAGAAGCCCGGCAGCAAACTGGAGCATCAGGGCATTAAGATTGAGTTCATTggacaaattgaattgttCTATGATCGGGGCAATCATCATGAATTCAAGTGCCTGGCCAAGGCGTTGGCCCGTCCCGGCGATCTCATACAGAACAATAGCTATCCCTTCGATTTTCCAAATGTGGAGAAACAGTTTGAGGTATATGCCGGTTCCAATGTACGTTTGCGTTACTTTCTCCGCGCGACAATTGTGCGACGGATAAGCGATATCACGCGCGAGGTGGACATTGCTGTGCATACGCTCTGCAGTTATCCGGAAATGAATAATCCAATCAAAATGGAGGTGGGCATCGAGGATTGCCTGCACATCGAGTTCGagtacaacaaaagcaaatatcATCTCAAGGATACAATAATtggcaaaatatattttctgctTGTACGCATTAAGATTAAGCATATGGAGATTGCGATAATTAAGCGCGAATCCACCGGCACCGGACCGAACATTTTCAATGAGAACGAAACGATTGCCAAATACGAGATAATGGACGGTGCGCCCGTCAAGGGCGAAAGCATACCCATACGCGTATTCCTTGCCGGCTACAATCTGACGCCGACAATGCGGGACATTAATAAGAAGTTCTCGGTCAAGTATTTTCTCAATCTGGTGCTGATGGACACCGAGGATCGCCGCTATTTTAAACAGCAGGAGATAACGCTGTGGCGCAAAGCGGATATACCACGCTACCAtgttgcccagcagcagcatcagcagcagcagcagcagcagcagcaacaacagcatcagcagcagtcGCATCATCAGCATCACCAGCACGTGCCGCTGCACGCACCGCCGCATTTGGTGAGCGGTCCGGCAGCCCCGACCGTTGCCCATTCGCTGATTAGCAGCAGCACGGACAGCGAAGGCGCTGCCATTGGCGTCGGCGCCCAAGCCGAATCCAAAATGGGCCTGTTCACGCGCGAGAGCCCCAATCAGGAGTTtagccaacagcagctggactcgCCGCTGCCCAATTCACCGATGACGCCTGGCAACGAAAGCAATGCAATTgtggccgccgccgccgccgccgccgcggcCGCCGTAGCTGCCGGCAGTGAACGTGAGCGTGGCATGGGCGATGGCGCTGCCGCGGCAACGACAAGCGCCTCACCAGTGGCCATGCTGTCGAacacgccgccgccgctgctgcagctgccgccgaCCAGCGAGGAGCAGCCGGAGATGTTGCAATCACCGGCGCATGCCGCCGGCGATGGCAACATGGAATTCGATTTAaacgatgatgacgatgagcGGGCACAGCTTGTGCCCGACGATGAGCTAACGGACGTGGCGTTGCCAACGCCACCAGCACCCGCAGCCGTGCCCGTGCCCGCACCCACGCCCGTCTCCACAGCCGCCAAAAAGGTGAACGCTGCGCCACTGAGCGCGGATTGAGTGGCAGCCACGATTCTGTTAACGATTGcgaatatgtttatgtttatgatTTCCACAACAACTCAATGGCTGGCGATAGCTGGGTCAACTATTAACGTATATCCAAAACGTATACAcgaaaaatatgcatatatatatacacacacacacacacatacacacgcatatatatatatatatatgtgtgtatatctatttttttagaaattaatttgaaattgttaaagaaaaatgttttattgaaGTTATGCGCGCAACTTGAtccacttgcacacacacacacacacacgcacaccctttcggcaaaaataatattcaatatgTACACAGACGCTATTAataccctctctctctctctctctctgcctctctctgtctctatcCATGCTCTTAGCTCTAGTAACTtgtattcaaaaacaaaaatcattgCATAAGGCAAACGAATGTTATAAATTTTTGTAAGCCAGACCACGCCCACTTTGCAAAGGAAACGCCCAACTAAAAGCAATATAAGAACTCATTCCCATttggaaaatttgatttttcaattagcaacaaacaacaaacagagaatacaaaacaaatgctttttaaaagtaaattcaaattgaacaATTCAAATCAATACAAAAAACCGATGCGTAAGCATAactaagttaaatataaagtttagagaatatatatacatatatgtataaatatataaatcgaAGCACGCCTAGAAAACATGTTACATGCATccgcatatatataaatctatatatatatatatgtatgggcACGATATATGcttgcatatgtacataacatatttcatattaatatatgcatatatatatatatatatatctttatatatatatatatatacatgtatattataaattacaatttatgaaattaataaaaacgaGACAGAAAACCGAATCTTGTATGAACCGAAGCAATCAAAACACGCATAGAGCAATAATATTCCGAGCAGTTTACAATTCTAaatgctttaatttaattaatgaaaGGCATGAAAACGAGCGAGAGGCCTTGTCAAGCTAGCTTTAAGAGAGACACGACTAATCCGTATCCGTc
This window of the Drosophila virilis strain 15010-1051.87 chromosome X, Dvir_AGI_RSII-ME, whole genome shotgun sequence genome carries:
- the LOC6633514 gene encoding apoptosis-inducing factor 3 isoform X1 is translated as MLKLNCRLACTLCKQIPHARLAKSHNIRQLPDVIFRRKYSNYQQIHTMGSTLCKEYKTTGKVTPNPDQNSGAVGSYQSKCDNKTMSTNVTDPDAEYTEPVAVCKANEIQENEMKQLEFNEDTKVLLVKQNGRLHALGNRCTHYGAPMHTGGLGVGRVRCPWHGACFNIETGDIEDFPGLDSLPCYKVDVSAEGEVMVRMKRSDLEKSSRLKDMVKRQPQDERCFIVVGGGPSGAVCAETLRQEGYTGRLILVCREPYLPYDRVKVSKALSIGIESLLFRDEQFYKEHDIEVWLGVSAEKLVTAQKELHCSNGYVVKYDKIYIATGCSAYKPPIPGADLANVKTIREYDDARAILDLVTPQSNVVCLGSSFIALEAAAFLVTKVASVTVVGRENVPLKAAFGEEIGGRILKLYEDNNVNMLMGSGITQIIADDDGKLVEVMLLDETTIPCDLLIMGTGSKLNTDFLANSGVRLNKNGSVDVTDFLETNVPDVYVGGDIANAHIYGLAQSRVNIGHYQLAQYHGRIAAINMCGSIKRSEAVPFFFTQIFGKGFRYAGHGSYKEIIIDGSLEDLQFIAYFVNHADTVTAVASCGRDPIVAQFAELISQGKCLGRNQIENEADRQAWTAMLKQPLPKIR
- the LOC6633514 gene encoding apoptosis-inducing factor 3 isoform X2, with the translated sequence MGSTLCKEYKTTGKVTPNPDQNSGAVGSYQSKCDNKTMSTNVTDPDAEYTEPVAVCKANEIQENEMKQLEFNEDTKVLLVKQNGRLHALGNRCTHYGAPMHTGGLGVGRVRCPWHGACFNIETGDIEDFPGLDSLPCYKVDVSAEGEVMVRMKRSDLEKSSRLKDMVKRQPQDERCFIVVGGGPSGAVCAETLRQEGYTGRLILVCREPYLPYDRVKVSKALSIGIESLLFRDEQFYKEHDIEVWLGVSAEKLVTAQKELHCSNGYVVKYDKIYIATGCSAYKPPIPGADLANVKTIREYDDARAILDLVTPQSNVVCLGSSFIALEAAAFLVTKVASVTVVGRENVPLKAAFGEEIGGRILKLYEDNNVNMLMGSGITQIIADDDGKLVEVMLLDETTIPCDLLIMGTGSKLNTDFLANSGVRLNKNGSVDVTDFLETNVPDVYVGGDIANAHIYGLAQSRVNIGHYQLAQYHGRIAAINMCGSIKRSEAVPFFFTQIFGKGFRYAGHGSYKEIIIDGSLEDLQFIAYFVNHADTVTAVASCGRDPIVAQFAELISQGKCLGRNQIENEADRQAWTAMLKQPLPKIR
- the LOC138911093 gene encoding uncharacterized protein — its product is MLCWRPEQVALLLCSGVALLGVQVASEISAAAGAGSGSSQQLELKLSALRVHKQLLQAELGRIYMEAFTPETPLLLEELQRRQQEIEQQIETLEALRSGNKVQQDAQQLALNLAADFQFLQHKLDELKQQLDALQPNSNGSSTGTAKQPLELQRDVINSTPKTPVSAGSYFLTPLLAMPELPGAGIAQPPDHSSPSLIKRLLAMLRPGGSSTTPTTSLVSSSFRRGGHWPDQGAGKNIQLLSAEELLPQLQLQRQFLDDAIKRLERLAAKPNDKF
- the LOC6633514 gene encoding apoptosis-inducing factor 3 isoform X3 encodes the protein MSTNVTDPDAEYTEPVAVCKANEIQENEMKQLEFNEDTKVLLVKQNGRLHALGNRCTHYGAPMHTGGLGVGRVRCPWHGACFNIETGDIEDFPGLDSLPCYKVDVSAEGEVMVRMKRSDLEKSSRLKDMVKRQPQDERCFIVVGGGPSGAVCAETLRQEGYTGRLILVCREPYLPYDRVKVSKALSIGIESLLFRDEQFYKEHDIEVWLGVSAEKLVTAQKELHCSNGYVVKYDKIYIATGCSAYKPPIPGADLANVKTIREYDDARAILDLVTPQSNVVCLGSSFIALEAAAFLVTKVASVTVVGRENVPLKAAFGEEIGGRILKLYEDNNVNMLMGSGITQIIADDDGKLVEVMLLDETTIPCDLLIMGTGSKLNTDFLANSGVRLNKNGSVDVTDFLETNVPDVYVGGDIANAHIYGLAQSRVNIGHYQLAQYHGRIAAINMCGSIKRSEAVPFFFTQIFGKGFRYAGHGSYKEIIIDGSLEDLQFIAYFVNHADTVTAVASCGRDPIVAQFAELISQGKCLGRNQIENEADRQAWTAMLKQPLPKIR
- the LOC6633516 gene encoding uncharacterized protein isoform X1, whose translation is MENNGQSMSSAVECMMHSWLDAWRSLNGDCLLITTTAWRFKNLIFLAAKQIYCYEMILQERKIVNDSFIKCITTAEEISSKRRTRQSRLSNENQRMLRQLLCLKGELSERQKALVKTKLELHCLRQRLRQQAFRTSRMASRLEENKLLTEKLLERNVKLNERTRELLELYRTRALMFVYKLIGMTQELLATKTRSKAFADASAHLKSKNKKLQLRQRMLINKYTTLVAQATAPKDAQDANYGLVHMALHYMACLWECVSSLGQCPKLEGPNRRFQWALSLI
- the LOC6633516 gene encoding uncharacterized protein isoform X3, with product MENNGQSMSSAVECMMHSWLDAWRSLNGDCLLITTTAWRFKNLIFLAAKQIYCYEMILQERKIVNDSFIKCITTAEEISSKRRTRQSRLSNENQRMLRQLLCLKGELSERQKALVKTKLELHCLRQRLRQQAFRTSRMASRLEENKLLTEKLLERNVKLNERTRELLELYRTRALMFVYKLIGMTQELLATKTRSKAFADASAHLKSHCYAKQ
- the LOC6633516 gene encoding uncharacterized protein isoform X2; the protein is MILQERKIVNDSFIKCITTAEEISSKRRTRQSRLSNENQRMLRQLLCLKGELSERQKALVKTKLELHCLRQRLRQQAFRTSRMASRLEENKLLTEKLLERNVKLNERTRELLELYRTRALMFVYKLIGMTQELLATKTRSKAFADASAHLKSKNKKLQLRQRMLINKYTTLVAQATAPKDAQDANYGLVHMALHYMACLWECVSSLGQCPKLEGPNRRFQWALSLI